The Fusarium fujikuroi IMI 58289 draft genome, chromosome FFUJ_chr01 sequence GGACTTAATGAAGAGTCGATTCCCAAAGGGACCGTGTCGCGATTATTCTCAGTTGGGCTACAGATACAAACGAGCGCTATCTGATCATCCAATGTGACGAAAGTATGCATTGTGATGTGGCGTGTCTCGCATACATATTTCTGCCTGATCTGACTCCTCACATTTCACCCCTCCTTTACGGCTAGTTTGAAATCAGGCTCTggcttggtgttgaaatTGCGACAGTGTTTCCTTTCCCTGAGTGATTGAAACATATACACAATCAACCGGTTGAAGTAAATCACAGGTTAGATCCcagctacttctatctatcCAAAGAACCATGTATTGACTCGGTAATACGATGATGCAGGAACCTCCAATGCCCTCCCCTCCAGATCTTGAAGTTCTCGCTGGGAGCAATAGAAGCCACACCTCTAGTGCTCCCAGCGGAGCAAGTGACGAATCAACATCGTGGTCAAAGGCCATCGCAGAAGTCCCTCAAGACTCCGAAAAGCCCCTTCCAAGTCAGATTCAGATGGTTCCTGGTACTGCAACATCCCCTGATGAGACGTGTGACATGCAAGCCGAGATCAAACCGCTCAAACACCAGGTCCAGGACTCGAAGGAGAgataccaagaagagcaagaagaattTGGAGACGTATTGGATAATGGCCTTGAGTTCGGCGGCTGGAGAACGCGCGAAGTCGAACCACCTGAGAGCCCATCCACTCGAAGCCATCAGGTTTACTTCGGCGACAAGACCGATCAAGCTATATCTGTGCAACTGAAACCAGTCGACACTCTCTACTATGAGCGTGCGCGTATGCCTCCTCGAATCAGGCAATATTTTCAAGTTCCACAATTTGAGAGCAAATCGATTACTCCAATGCTGAATCGTGTACCATGGGCGAAGTTTCAAGGGCCTCTCGAGGTTACCAGGCAAACCAACAAATTTGCGATCGATGTACTGGTAGGGGAGCCTGAAGTCAAGGTTATACTCCCCGGGCTTCGGTATCGCAATAAATTCGAAACTGCAAGACACGGGTTCGAAACTAAGGTTGATACTTCTGAGGCTGCTGTCAATGCTTCTTCCGCCAAAGTATCACTTAACCTACGAAAACCCACTGGCAAACTTATGTCTCGTGGTCAAGGACCACTGCCCGAGCGAATACGTATCAACTCGTCAATAATTCTGAGAAGTCTCAGCAAGATCTTCCAAGAGGACGACGTCAACGATTTTGAGCCaattttgatgatgagaccGTTTAGAAGTCTTGTCTGGTACAAAGACGAAATTCGAAAGGAGAGAGATGAACTCGAGGAGCATTTGATCAGGGCTCAGAAAAAGTATGAGAAGGCTCAAGACAAGGATAAGGCGAAAGAATCAGCAGATAAAGATGGAAATCCCACCGGAGAGGTTGTCGATAGCAAGGTCGAACCATTTGCTGACcaaaagagacaagaggtTATTGACGACAAACTGGACGGAGAGGACAAATCTCCCCAAGGGCCAATTGAGAATACCTTCAATAATAATCCAGGGACAAATGAGAACATGGAAAAGGCCGAAGAGAACAAGAATACCAAGGATGGCTCAGCAAGAGCGAGGCGAAGCAGTCTAGACACCCAGACTTCCGAAGATGATCATCTCCTATACAATCAAGAAGCACTAGAGCACCTCAACTGCCTCGTTGACTTCATTGACCATGATCTGGAAGACAAGCTAGATTTTCTTGCTAGCAAAGAGTGCACAAAGGTTTTCTGGAGCGACATTTGGCACCTCATTAAACCAGGTGACTTTGTGGTCAGCAAAGATGAGAAGCAGGCATATCGCGTCATCCAGGTGAACTATGCTACGCACATTATGAAGCCACCCACGGGAAGAAGCCTCTGGATGTCCGAGGCAAGggccaagcttgatgattcGCCCATCACGATTCAGTGCGTTCACCTAGACTTTGATGGAGAACACATCGGTCCTGTTACACAGACAATCGAGATTCATCGATACGAAGGCGAAAAGAGCATTCGCTCTCTCCCCGTCGTCCCGCTTCAATGGGCCAGTGGCCATAACTTAAAGGATATACTGATCAAGCGGGGCTCActatttatagaagtatGTGATCCTCAACGTCGCGGTATTCCAATGCACTACTCAGGACTTTCTCTTGAAACACAAGAAGAAATCGATAGCCAAGTTGTCATTGACTTCGAGGAAGCcttcaacgccaacgacTTCGGAGGCAGAACCAAGCCCTCTGGTTGGACGATCGAAAAGCTTGTTCTCGAACGTTTTGCCTCCGAAATCAAAGATGACATTCAACTGTACCTTCAGGACGTCCAAAGAAACTGGAAGCCTGAGCTCAAAGATATAGGTCCGGGCGGTGATTCTGATGCAGGTCACCATTATGACAGCTCAGATAGCATTGAAATTGCTCGCCGTCGTCGCCGTCGCCAACAGCAAACTTGCCTTCCACAGTGTTGTTCCAAGGAGAAGGTTCACGATGACATTTTCGTGGAGCACAACCGGACTAGTGAATTTGTGCACAGTCAGTTTTGGGAGACTGGTATGAGTGAGGGTATGCCGTCACTTACGATTGCGGCAAGATCTCTGAGAGAGGCAACGGAGGATGAGGGTTACATAACTGATGAGGATAGGTTGATTATAAGTTATAGGGTTTTTGGATTTATCATGAGGAGCAGGAAGTGGAGTGAGTAACATATCCCTCCATGCCATTGTACCTGATGTCTTTTAATGGGAGTTGGGAAATGTGAACTAACATGAAGCGCTCACAGCCAAGCTCGACTTGACCTACCTCGGCCCCATGAAGGATCAAAACACATTTGATTTACTCATCCTACCACCTGGACACAGGGCAATGGTGGAAAGTCTGGTGACGCAGCATTTCTTGGACAAGGCTTCCGCTTACGATGAAACGGATGAAGTTGATATTGTCCGCGGAAAAGGTATTTGGTGCTaaattcatcatcactgaCGATGGCTTACATAGAGTCTAGGGAAAGGCTTGATCTTGCTCCTGCATGGAGCTCCTGGGGTTGGAAAGACGACTACAGCAGGTAACTCGTCAAACCGCCGTGAATATATAGAGCTCAACTGACTGAGACAGAGTGTGTTGCGACATACTTCCGCAAACCTCTGTTCCAAATCACTTGCGGTAAGCCCCTCACTGATCTTTGAACCCTCAGATACGATCACTAATTGGCGAGTTCAGGAGATCTAGGGTCTACAGCAGATGTAGTCGAGAGCCGTTTGGAGAAGAACTTTGCTCTTGCTAGTCGATGGGGATGTATTCTGCTTattgatgaagcagatgTATTCCTTGAAGCTCGGCAGACAGAGAACTTTGATCGCAACAGTCTTGTCGCAGGTAAGTAAAAGT is a genomic window containing:
- a CDS encoding related to TOB3 (member of AAA-ATPase family) translates to MPSPPDLEVLAGSNRSHTSSAPSGASDESTSWSKAIAEVPQDSEKPLPSQIQMVPGTATSPDETCDMQAEIKPLKHQVQDSKERYQEEQEEFGDVLDNGLEFGGWRTREVEPPESPSTRSHQVYFGDKTDQAISVQLKPVDTLYYERARMPPRIRQYFQVPQFESKSITPMLNRVPWAKFQGPLEVTRQTNKFAIDVLVGEPEVKVILPGLRYRNKFETARHGFETKVDTSEAAVNASSAKVSLNLRKPTGKLMSRGQGPLPERIRINSSIILRSLSKIFQEDDVNDFEPILMMRPFRSLVWYKDEIRKERDELEEHLIRAQKKYEKAQDKDKAKESADKDGNPTGEVVDSKVEPFADQKRQEVIDDKLDGEDKSPQGPIENTFNNNPGTNENMEKAEENKNTKDGSARARRSSLDTQTSEDDHLLYNQEALEHLNCLVDFIDHDLEDKLDFLASKECTKVFWSDIWHLIKPGDFVVSKDEKQAYRVIQVNYATHIMKPPTGRSLWMSEARAKLDDSPITIQCVHLDFDGEHIGPVTQTIEIHRYEGEKSIRSLPVVPLQWASGHNLKDILIKRGSLFIEVCDPQRRGIPMHYSGLSLETQEEIDSQVVIDFEEAFNANDFGGRTKPSGWTIEKLVLERFASEIKDDIQLYLQDVQRNWKPELKDIGPGGDSDAGHHYDSSDSIEIARRRRRRQQQTCLPQCCSKEKVHDDIFVEHNRTSEFVHSQFWETGMSEGMPSLTIAARSLREATEDEGYITDEDRLIISYRVFGFIMRSRKWTKLDLTYLGPMKDQNTFDLLILPPGHRAMVESLVTQHFLDKASAYDETDEVDIVRGKGKGLILLLHGAPGVGKTTTAECVATYFRKPLFQITCGDLGSTADVVESRLEKNFALASRWGCILLIDEADVFLEARQTENFDRNSLVAVFLRTLEYYTGILFLTTNRVGTFDEAFTSRIHISLYYPPLSQASTLAVFKVNLTRIQARFEKKKERGEAELELDELSINEFILDYFAENKDARWNGRQIRNACQTALALAEFEGQKLANPDASDGRNVMEIAAMSRKKIKVKLTKKHFKDVANAYLAFMKYLREVHGFSAAQQAKNFRLRHDRWGLGESASLLASRQRAYAADGRPNYGQRYGPRPSGRHEQQMREQRYRHEQYMDDEDIMFEYGYADGYHGHEDDQGLMQDDDDGRDFENGPSFDEDDDYGEVHEGRPAARGKQPAQNYDQEFGDHKYYPDDQQEISKYRRRPSQPGRHTARGGNRGRGSGRGQQASTKGDHIPKRRAMPGASRKTLPDEAD